In Schistocerca nitens isolate TAMUIC-IGC-003100 chromosome 10, iqSchNite1.1, whole genome shotgun sequence, a single window of DNA contains:
- the LOC126210442 gene encoding uncharacterized protein LOC126210442 yields the protein MAASLLKMVLRRHCRLDAGCRSQFSLPALVSFLVMVLLTTHPSSAKRLRLGDGVEIADSHVLQRQNIMEGHLHTASTPADDAEHLLTLLPVGEPELPDKRFLHEVREGDRGPHLHDPAPSLTGKDEEELQPSLNEYKVSKTPYRKILDGHGSVVEQLLTTAWDSNKLVNDGNPADSEGEGNSNLDSPDQEMAESVLSGEHEESKIKRSPRLPRSPVTSRGFLGFSSSPNGYGVDEAQEQRPFHVSTGYDSSESSVNPSVVNNQQQYLQEGQWNIHAPQNTHASAFTEALYPLHQRKLLQIRNGRENILPQTTLGGRASFGNGEYAHSALGSEYIKNTFPANLRNYISQANVSQKKTLQNKKRDLSLQHVTLGENVEPGTSQKPTLYRSSALEEFNRNDRPILENAITRMVMGGEGQWDRIVTDHFSKLFQPVSQNEAVSLSSHHSVPLAVSEQVASILPIDDKPSEYDHTTGSVPHVEDVGGSMDEGALVLETSDQQRFWLEGESGLLHNIFIRSDYMSGLTPTMEPHVGIRIFKRSVGTGGLRKGGVAHLVKMMQEGADSHTSAALSKRSPLSTGYVAGITADVDHHQHHEHMAVAATAAAHHHDTIPPAVILSSGHHHSGDTAHHLVSKSETTVGGSAGGASSGRGPNQEDSGPGTLVVLHPPQPLVAAHADDDTIHVIAAVPFAVAHHHELHHEADHVLSKSTTLTLAQHDSDPHVLAKTTTVTTVTQHDNAPLLVVHAPDAPVVLLHHPAASQSSTSTTTVHKPPVTHNLLRVPLGGFGVGVTFGGAGAGHGFYAAG from the exons GTGATGGTGCTGCTGACAACGCATCCATCGTCTGCGAAGAGGCTGCGTTTGGGTGACGGCGTGGAGATTGCAGACTCTCATGTATTGCAACGTCAGAATATCATGGAGGGACATCTTCACACAGCTTCGACACCGGCTGATGACGCTGAACATTTGCTGACATTATTACCTGTTGGGGAGCCTGAACTACCAGATAAGAGGTTCTTACATGAAGTTAGAGAAGGGGACCGTGGTCCACATTTACATGATCCAGCTCCAAGCCTAACTGGTAAGGACGAAGAAGAGCTTCAGCCTTCTCTAAACGAGTACAAAGTCTCAAAGACACCCTATCGTAAGATACTGGATGGCCATGGTtcagtggtcgagcagctactcacaACAGCGTGGGATTCAAATAAACTTGTGAATGATGGCAATCCAGCTGATTCTGAAGGCGAGGGGAACAGTAACCTCGATTCTCCAGATCAAGAAATGGCAGAGTCTGTTCTCTCTGGCGAACACGAGGAGAGTAAGATCAAACGTTCTCCTCGTCTGCCACGTTCCCCAGTTACAAGTCGTGGTTTCCTCGGATTCTCCTCCAGCCCAAACGGATATGGAGTGGATGAAGCACAAGAACAGAGACCCTTTCATGTGTCAACTGGCTATGACAGTTCAGAATCAAGTGTCAACCCAAGCGTGGTAAATAATCAGCAGCAGTACCTACAGGAAGGGCAGTGGAATATACATGCACCCCAAAATACACATGCCAGTGCGTTTACAGAAGCACTGTACCCACTACACCAGAGAAAATTGTTACAAATTCGTAACGGGAGAGAAAACATCCTCCCTCAGACCACACTTGGAGGAAGGGCATCGTTTGGAAATGGAGAATATGCTCATTCCGCTTTAGGCAGCGAATATATTAAAAACACATTCCCCGCAAATCTTAGGAACTACATTTCCCAGGCAAATGTTTCCCAGAAAAAGACACTGCAGAATAAGAAGAGGGATCTGTCACTACAACATGTCACTCTCGGGGAGAATGTGGAGCCTGGAACATCACAGAAGCCTACATTGTACAGATCTTCTGCATTGGAGGAGTTCAACAGAAATGACCGGCCTATTTTGGAAAACGCTATCACGAGAATGGTTATGGGAGGAGAAGGACAATGGGATAGAATTGTCACAGATCATTTCTCTAAGCTGTTCCAGCCAGTGTCACAAAACGAGGCAGTGAGCCTCTCTTCACATCACAGCGTTCCACTAGCTGTGTCTGAACAAGTGGCGTCCATCCTGCCGATAGACGACAAGCCGTCTGAATACGACCACACGACAGGCTCTGTACCACATGTTGAAGATGTGGGTGGTTCTATGGATGAGGGAGCGCTTGTTCTCGAGACCAGCGACCAACAGCGATTTTGGTTGGAGGGAGAAAGTGGTCTACTGCACAACATCTTCATCAGATCTGATTACATGAGTGGACTCACTCCAACTATGGAGCCCCATGTAGGGATCAGGATCTTCAAGAGATCAGTGGGCACTGGAGGACTAAGGAAAGGCGGTGTTGCTCACTTGGTTAAAATGATGCAAGAAGGAGCTGACAGTCATACCTCAGCAGCACTGTCTAAGAGGTCTCCTCTGTCTACTGGGTATGTGGCTGGCATCACTGCTGACGTGGATCACCACCAGCACCACGAGCACATGGCCGTGGCAGCGACTGCTGCTGCTCATCACCACGACACTA TTCCTCCGGCTGTCATCCTATCGTCAGGACACCACCACAGCGGCGACACAGCCCATCACCTGGTATCGAAATCTGAAACCACAGTAGGGGGTAGCGCCGGTGGCGCCAGCAGCGGTCGCGGTCCGAACCAGGAGGACTCTGGGCCTGGTACTTTGGTGGTGCTGCATCCGCCACAGCCGCTGGTCGCAGCGCACGCTGATGACGACACCATACACGTCATCGCCGCAGTGCCGTTCGCCGTCGCCCACCACCACGAACTGCACCACGAG GCAGACCACGTGCTGTCGAAGAGCACCACGCTGACCCTAGCCCAGCACGACAGCGACCCACACGTGCTGGCCAAGACGACGACGGTCACCACGGTGACGCAGCACGACAACGCGCCACTGCTCGTGGTGCACGCACCGGACGCTCCCGTGGTGCTCCTTCACCACCCAGCTGCATCCCAGTCCTCCACGTCGACCACGACTGTGCACAAGCCGCCAGTCACACACAACCTGCTCCGCGTGCCCCTCGGTGGCTTCGGAGTCGGAGTCACGTTCGGTGGTGCCGGGGCGGGACACGGCTTCTATGCAGCAGGGTGA